In a genomic window of Vigna angularis cultivar LongXiaoDou No.4 chromosome 6, ASM1680809v1, whole genome shotgun sequence:
- the LOC108342055 gene encoding spermidine hydroxycinnamoyl transferase, with protein sequence MVTIKASYTVVPNQPTPGGIQWLSDIDQVARLCHTQTIYVFHAQHNHDALVEQMRNSLSKILSHYYPVAGRLRRLEEGGRWELDCNAKGAVLIEAESTKTVNYYGDFLGESANDLVPTVNYTNTFIEELPLLLVQVTSFLGDEAFSIGVAVSHLLFDGISAIHFINSWAKLARGDTLEPHEMPFLDRTVLKFTDPPSTSRFDHQEFKPMPLILGRSDNTVERNKRVNATTLKLTAEQVGKLKNKANADKSTKGSRPYSRFEAIAAHVWKCASKARGLDENQPTLLRFSGDIRSRLIPPLPRNYIGNALSIVSASSRVGEILSSPLAHVAQKIRESVEMITHEFICAQIDVIRSQDHVNKARTLYYGANEGKDVLFFGNPNLRITSWLSMPMHEADFGWGKPVYVGLAGVVRQERAVITQSPDGDGSVILVLHFQVEHMQLFKNYFYKEI encoded by the exons ATGGTAACCATCAAAGCGTCTTACACAGTAGTTCCGAATCAACCAACTCCAGGAGGTATTCAATGGCTCTCTGATATCGATCAAGTGGCGCGTCTGTGCCATACACAGACCATCTACGTTTTCCATGCACAGCACAACCATGACGCATTAGTTGAACAGATGAGAAACTCTCTTAGCAAGATTTTGTCGCATTACTATCCAGTTGCTGGTAGATTGAGAAGGTTAGAAGAAGGTGGCAGATGGGAATTGGATTGTAATGCAAAAGGAGCGGTGTTGATTGAAGCAGAATCCACAAAAACAGTGAACTATTATGGTGACTTTTTGGGTGAATCCGCCAATGACTTGGTTCCAACAGTCAATTACACAAACACCTTCATTGAGGAACTTCCCTTGTTACTAGTGCAAGTAACAAGCTTCCTTGGTGATGAAGCGTTTTCCATTGGAGTTGCTGTATCTCATCTCTTGTTTGATGGTATTTCTGCCATTCACTTCATCAATTCATGGGCAAAGTTGGCTCGTGGAGACACATTAGAGCCCCATGAAATGCCCTTTCTGGATCGAACTGTGCTAAAATTCACTGATCCTCCATCAACCTCACGCTTTGATCACCAAGAGTTCAAGCCTATGCCTCTCATATTAGGAAGAAGTGACAACACTGTTGAGAGAAACAAGAGGGTAAATGCCACTACGTTGAAGCTGACAGCAGAACAAGTGGGGAAGTTGAAGAACAAGGCGAATGCTGATAAATCAACGAAAGGGTCAAGACCTTATAGCAGATTTGAGGCTATTGCTGCACATGTGTGGAAATGTGCATCTAAGGCTCGTGGATTAGATGAGAATCAACCAACGCTGCTTCGGTTCAGTGGTGATATTCGCAGTAGACTCATTCCACCTCTCCCTAGGAATTACATTGGTAATGCTTTGTCCATAGTATCAGCATCATCACGCGTTGGAGAAATCTTATCAAGTCCTTTGGCTCATGTTGCTCAGAAAATAAGGGAATCTGTTGAAATGATTACACATGAGTTTATATGCGCACAG ataGATGTGATTAGAAGTCAGGACCATGTGAATAAAGCGAGAACTTTGTACTATGGAGCAAATGAAGGCAAGGATGTATTGTTTTTTGGGAATCCTAACTTACGTATTACAAGTTGGCTGAGTATGCCAATGCATGAAGCAGATTTTGGTTGGGGAAAGCCTGTGTATGTAGGTCTGGCAGGTGTGGTTAGACAAGAGAGGGCAGTGATTACCCAAAGTCCAGATGGTGATGGCTCTGTTATTCTGGTTCTACACTTTCAAGTGGAACATATGCAGCTTTTCAAGAACTATTTctataaagaaatataa
- the LOC108341410 gene encoding uncharacterized protein LOC108341410, which produces MRLNPAKCTFGVTAGKFLGFMLTARGIEANPDKCAAVLDMRSPVSLKEIQRLVGRLTSLSRFIPKLPERIQLIVKRMKKGASVEGWDAKCKQAFLEVKGVLTNPLVMNKPWPGEELQIYLGVSPTAISAALVQEKPEPRLIYFINRVLQDAETRYQQVEMVVLALLNAARRLCPYFQSHQVVIRTDHPISKILRKPDMAGWMVSWAVELSQFGLRFEPRGPVRGQHLTDFAVELPQTPDLGEWNLYVDGASGRARGGAGIVLEGPDDFLLEHSLVFKFKASNNKAKYEALIAGLALANDMGAHRLTYRKDSQLVVRQMKDEFQMKDEHLLKYFHKARNLLEKVEKVDIKHIPREENVRVNMLSKLSSGKEKGHLTTLFRQVLSKPSVECLVIDTGNGEDWRSEIRKLMQDQDNGHPVQPADARKISRYVIIGDDLYNRGFSTPLLKCLARPEAQYMLDELHNGICGFHTGRRVLKARTVRAGYYWPTMEEEARDFVWKCRKCQAHANIL; this is translated from the coding sequence ATGAGGCTGAATCCAGCCAAGTGTACTTTTGGGGTAACCGCCGGCAAATTCTTGGGCTTCATGCTGACTGCTCGCGGCATAGAGGCCAACCCGGACAAATGCGCAGCCGTCCTGGATATGAGAAGCCCTGTCAGTCTCAAAGAAATCCAGAGATTGGTGGGTCGACTCACCTCCTTGTCTAGGTTCATTCCCAAACTTCCCGAGCGTATACAACTGATCGTCAAGAGAATGAAGAAAGGAGCCAGCGTCGAAGGATGGGATGCCAAGTGCAAGCAGGCATTTTTGGAGGTTAAGGGTGTCTTGACCAACCCTCTAGTCATGAACAAACCATGGCCGGGGGAGGAGTTGCAAATTTACCTAGGCGTGTCGCCAACCGCAATTAGCGCCGCGCTAGTACAAGAGAAGCCAGAGCCCCGACTAATCTACTTCATCAACCGGGTACTACAAGATGCCGAGACGCGTTATCAACAGGTGGAAATGGTGGTACTGGCCCTCCTCAACGCGGCCAGAAGACTCTGTCCTTACTTCCAAAGTCACCAGGTGGTCATTCGAACAGACCATCCAATATCCAAGATTCTGAGGAAGCCTGATATGGCCGGATGGATGGTCAGTTGGGCGGTAGAGTTGTCACAGTTTGGGTTAAGGTTCGAACCCCGAGGACCGGTTAGAGGTCAGCACCTGACTGACTTCGCCGTAGAGTTGCCACAAACTCCCGATCTAGGCGAGTGGAATTTATACGTCGATGGGGCCTCCGGAAGGGCACGAGGGGGTGCAGGCATAGTCCTCGAAGGACCGGACGACTTCCTGCTGGAACACTCCCTTGTATTCAAGTTTAAGGCATCCAATAACAAGGCCAAATATGAGGCCCTAATAGCTGGTCTTGCCCTGGCTAATGATATGGGGGCACACCGACTTACCTATCGTAAGGACTCCCAGCTCGTCGTCAGACAGATGAAGGACGAATTTCAGatgaaggatgaacacctcctcaaGTACTTCCATAAAGCCCGGAATTTGCTTGAAAAGGTTGAGAAGGTAGATATTAAACATATCCCGCGGGAGGAGAATGTCCGGGTGAACATGCTGTCAAAGCTTAGTAGCGGGAAAGAAAAGGGCCACCTGACAACCCTATTCCGGCAAGTGCTGTCAAAGCCTTCGGTTGAGTGCCTAGTTATCGACACGGGCAACGGGGAGGATTGGCGTAGCGAAATTCGCAAATTGATGCAAGATCAAGACAACGGACACCCGGTTCAACCAGCGGACGCCCGTAAAATTTCAAGATATGTCATCATAGGAGACGACCTCTACAACAGGGGATTTTCAACCCCTCTTCTGAAATGTCTGGCTCGGCCGGAGGCACAATACATGTTGGATGAGCTTCACAATGGTATATGCGGTTTCCACACCGGCAGGCGCGTACTGAAGGCCCGCACTGTCCGAGCTGGTTATTATTGGCCGACGATGGAGGAAGAAGCTAGGGACTTTGTTTGGAAGTGTAGAAAATGCCAAGCCCACGCTAATATTCTATAG